A part of Streptomyces sp. NBC_00557 genomic DNA contains:
- a CDS encoding PaaX family transcriptional regulator C-terminal domain-containing protein, producing the protein MRMNVSPEPAQASQQAPEHAGLRPLSARSVVLSLLLGAHPAEMPVKDLVRLVGPFGVGGSTLRAALSRMVTAGDLRRTDTGYRLSDRLLARQRRQDEALRPGTRAWDGDWEMVVITATGRGPAERAELRARLTALRLAELREGVWLRPANLDRALPDTLTPVARTYTARPDEPPHDLAARLWPLDAWSATARTLLARIETARTPADRLTAYAAAVRHLLTDPVLPPALLPADWPGEALRTAYTGYQRELAASVA; encoded by the coding sequence ATGCGCATGAACGTCTCTCCCGAGCCGGCGCAGGCATCGCAGCAGGCACCCGAGCACGCGGGCCTGCGGCCGCTGTCCGCGCGGTCGGTCGTGCTGAGCCTGCTGCTCGGCGCGCACCCGGCCGAGATGCCGGTGAAGGACCTGGTCCGGCTCGTGGGGCCCTTCGGCGTCGGCGGCTCGACGCTGCGGGCCGCGCTGAGCCGGATGGTGACCGCCGGTGACCTGCGCCGCACCGACACCGGCTACCGGCTCAGCGACCGGCTGCTCGCCCGCCAGCGGCGCCAGGACGAGGCGCTGCGCCCCGGCACGCGCGCGTGGGACGGCGACTGGGAGATGGTGGTGATCACGGCGACCGGGCGCGGCCCCGCCGAACGCGCCGAGCTGCGGGCCCGGTTGACCGCCCTCCGGCTGGCCGAACTCCGCGAGGGCGTCTGGCTGCGCCCGGCCAACCTCGACCGCGCCCTGCCGGACACGCTGACCCCGGTCGCCCGGACGTACACCGCGCGCCCCGACGAGCCCCCGCACGACCTGGCCGCCCGGCTCTGGCCGCTGGACGCCTGGTCGGCCACCGCACGGACCCTCCTCGCCCGCATCGAGACCGCCCGCACCCCCGCGGACCGCCTCACCGCGTACGCCGCCGCCGTACGCCACCTGCTCACCGACCCGGTGCTGCCGCCCGCACTCCTGCCCGCCGACTGGCCCGGAGAGGCCCTGCGCACCGCCTACACCGGCTACCAGCGGGAGCTGGCCGCGTCCGTCGCATGA
- a CDS encoding cation-translocating P-type ATPase, whose protein sequence is MGIGLLTVPSAAARLLPAAPRLLAPAVGMAAGAAAGTARAGVRGADTAVRVARVARNALPGTGGHWRAGARAHLALRPVEREQVRRAGGTAHLARRVAEALAERPDVLVAYWDQGLARLVVTATGEEAADEVLSHAADLAERHGLVLSGGDVEETTHPADPAGVRAAAAALAADAAGIGVALGAYALRLPPTPRVATAAVTLLRENPRFRAWLRGLLGDTGMDLVLACANAAVHGAGQTPTSLVLDGALRACQVAETVARAAAFDSVHDQLCAPGRISLPADGAPRPPLRESPAQEYAEHASAGSVLGAAATLLVKHNGAEAAEAVLAGSPKAARYGPAAFHALLSTALARNGVLVRDPDRLRRLEMAGTIVLDADVLRTDDGEPDPWAEPVLDAARRAGLRVVLVEDPALEDFVGLADQVVDARRPLDDVVYQARGDGGGVLTVARVCSADDHDVLAGLRAADIAVALTDQEGAVVWGADLLALHGLPDVWRVLTAIPAARTVSGHAQILARSGAALSGLLVAVGESGGGRGRFAALPGLRHAPVDAAAVSALLSGARAAFGVATARPPHPRPRVHWHELAPEQARERLEHEPAEEHGAFEELTARVRKTVAGAARHPAAAPLRWTCRLGRAVRGELHDPLTPVLAVGSAASAILGSVVDALLVVGALDLNALVGGIQRLRAERALSGLLAEQQQKARLVPPQGEAPAGGTRTVDAGKLHPGDVIQLKADDVVPADARLLWQEGLEVDESALTGESLPVEKQTDPTPHAPVADRRCMVFEGTTVVAGQARAMVVETGEHTEAARAVHLAARTPPAGGVQARLQELTRKAMPLTLAGGAAVTGLALLRGTPIREAVSGGVAVAVAAVPEGLPLVATVAQLAAARRLSHDGVLVRTPRTLEALGRMDTFCFDKTGTLTENRLRLVRTSDADGTVHTVDDAGSAGTVRAAARACPRINGGAEQPVHATDEAVLDAAGPDPDWTQLAGLPFEAARGYAAAVGRSGDGPLVLVVKGAPETVLPACSALPEHASEAARTLAGEGLRVLAVAERRLGAGDEPADVLEQPLQELEFTGLLALSDVPRETSTALVEGLLEEGVRPVMLTGDHPQTARAIAAELGWPEDTVVVTGDELAAADRAARARMLRDAGVVARVAPEQKLQVVEALRDAGRVVGMVGDGANDAAAIRAADIGVGISARGSAAARNAADIVLTDDDLTVLIDAVGEGRALWHSVADAIAILIGGNAGEVGFGMLGTLLSGRAPLSTRQMLMVNLFTDLFPSMAVAVTERAEESGMLRARGGPGGDGEHGTAGARGGSPEDASAVLGAPLLRQIRHRALTTCLGAVTAWLFGRFTPGTARRSSTMALCGVVGTQLVQTWLDRRDSRLVQITCLGSAAALVAAVQTPVVSQAVGCTPLGPVAWAGVVAAIALALAGQRVLPRLEETVTRLLPS, encoded by the coding sequence ATGGGGATCGGACTGCTGACGGTGCCCTCCGCGGCCGCCCGGCTGCTGCCCGCCGCACCGCGGCTGCTGGCGCCGGCGGTCGGGATGGCCGCCGGCGCCGCCGCGGGAACGGCGCGGGCCGGCGTGCGCGGCGCGGACACCGCCGTACGGGTGGCACGGGTCGCGCGCAACGCGCTGCCCGGCACCGGGGGCCACTGGCGGGCCGGCGCCCGCGCCCATCTGGCCCTGCGGCCGGTGGAGCGGGAACAGGTGCGGCGCGCGGGCGGCACGGCGCACCTCGCGCGCCGGGTGGCCGAGGCGCTCGCGGAGCGGCCCGACGTGCTGGTCGCCTACTGGGACCAGGGGCTCGCGCGCCTGGTGGTGACCGCGACCGGCGAGGAGGCCGCCGACGAGGTCCTGAGCCACGCCGCCGACCTGGCCGAGCGGCACGGGCTCGTGCTGTCCGGCGGCGACGTGGAGGAGACCACGCATCCCGCCGACCCGGCCGGGGTGCGTGCGGCCGCGGCCGCGCTCGCCGCCGACGCGGCGGGCATCGGCGTCGCGCTCGGCGCGTACGCGCTGCGGCTGCCGCCCACGCCCCGCGTCGCGACCGCGGCGGTGACGCTGCTGCGGGAGAACCCCCGCTTTCGCGCCTGGCTGCGCGGCCTGCTCGGGGACACCGGCATGGACCTCGTTCTTGCCTGTGCGAACGCAGCCGTCCACGGCGCCGGGCAGACCCCGACCTCGCTGGTCCTCGACGGCGCCCTGCGGGCCTGCCAGGTGGCCGAGACGGTGGCCCGCGCGGCCGCCTTCGACTCGGTGCACGACCAGCTGTGCGCGCCCGGCCGCATCAGCCTTCCGGCGGACGGCGCCCCCCGGCCGCCGTTGCGGGAGTCGCCGGCCCAGGAGTACGCCGAGCACGCCTCCGCGGGCAGTGTGCTGGGCGCGGCGGCCACCCTGCTGGTCAAGCACAACGGCGCCGAGGCGGCGGAAGCGGTCCTCGCCGGCTCGCCGAAGGCCGCCCGCTACGGCCCCGCCGCCTTCCACGCGCTGCTGAGCACCGCCCTCGCCCGCAACGGCGTCCTGGTCCGCGACCCGGACCGGCTGCGCCGGCTGGAGATGGCCGGCACGATCGTCCTGGACGCCGATGTGCTGCGCACCGACGACGGCGAGCCGGACCCGTGGGCCGAACCCGTGCTGGACGCGGCGCGCCGGGCCGGCCTGCGGGTGGTGCTGGTGGAAGACCCCGCTCTGGAGGACTTCGTCGGCCTCGCCGACCAGGTCGTGGACGCGCGCCGGCCGCTGGACGACGTGGTGTACCAGGCACGCGGCGACGGAGGCGGGGTGCTCACCGTCGCCCGGGTGTGCTCGGCGGACGACCACGACGTGCTGGCCGGGCTGCGGGCGGCCGACATCGCCGTCGCCCTCACCGACCAGGAGGGCGCCGTGGTGTGGGGCGCGGATCTCCTCGCCCTGCACGGACTGCCCGACGTGTGGCGGGTGCTGACCGCGATCCCGGCGGCCCGGACGGTCAGCGGGCACGCCCAGATCCTGGCCCGTTCCGGCGCCGCCCTGTCCGGACTCCTCGTCGCGGTCGGCGAGTCCGGCGGCGGCCGGGGACGGTTCGCCGCGCTGCCGGGGCTGCGGCACGCCCCGGTCGACGCCGCCGCCGTGTCGGCCCTGCTGTCGGGGGCGCGCGCCGCGTTCGGCGTGGCGACGGCCCGGCCCCCGCACCCGCGGCCGCGCGTGCACTGGCACGAGCTGGCGCCCGAGCAGGCGCGGGAGCGGCTGGAGCACGAACCGGCCGAGGAGCACGGCGCGTTCGAGGAACTGACCGCCCGCGTCCGCAAGACCGTGGCCGGCGCCGCCCGGCACCCGGCCGCCGCGCCGCTGCGCTGGACCTGCCGGCTGGGCCGGGCCGTGCGCGGCGAACTCCACGACCCGCTCACCCCGGTCCTCGCGGTCGGCTCGGCGGCGTCGGCGATCCTCGGCTCGGTCGTGGACGCCCTGCTCGTCGTCGGCGCCCTGGACCTGAACGCCCTGGTCGGAGGCATCCAGCGGCTGCGCGCCGAGCGGGCGCTGTCCGGGCTGCTCGCGGAGCAGCAGCAGAAGGCGCGGCTGGTCCCGCCGCAGGGCGAGGCGCCGGCCGGCGGCACCCGCACCGTGGATGCGGGCAAGCTGCATCCGGGCGATGTGATCCAGCTGAAGGCGGACGACGTGGTGCCCGCCGACGCCCGGCTGCTGTGGCAGGAGGGCCTGGAGGTCGACGAGTCGGCCCTGACCGGCGAGTCGCTGCCGGTGGAGAAGCAGACCGACCCGACCCCGCACGCCCCGGTCGCCGACCGGCGCTGCATGGTCTTCGAGGGGACGACCGTCGTGGCGGGCCAGGCCCGCGCCATGGTCGTAGAGACCGGCGAGCACACGGAGGCGGCCCGCGCCGTCCACCTCGCCGCCCGCACACCCCCGGCCGGCGGCGTCCAGGCCCGGCTGCAGGAACTCACCCGCAAGGCGATGCCGTTGACCCTGGCGGGCGGCGCCGCGGTGACGGGTCTGGCGCTGCTGCGCGGCACCCCCATCCGGGAGGCGGTCAGCGGCGGCGTGGCGGTGGCCGTGGCCGCCGTACCGGAGGGCCTGCCGCTGGTGGCCACGGTGGCGCAGCTGGCGGCCGCCCGCCGGCTGAGCCACGACGGCGTCCTCGTGCGCACCCCGCGCACCCTCGAGGCGCTGGGCCGCATGGACACGTTCTGCTTCGACAAGACCGGCACGCTCACCGAGAACCGGCTGCGCCTGGTGCGCACCTCCGACGCCGACGGCACGGTCCACACGGTGGACGATGCCGGGTCCGCGGGCACCGTCCGGGCCGCCGCCCGCGCCTGCCCGCGCATCAACGGCGGGGCCGAGCAGCCCGTGCACGCCACCGACGAGGCCGTGCTGGACGCGGCCGGCCCCGACCCGGACTGGACGCAGCTCGCGGGCCTGCCGTTCGAGGCGGCCCGCGGATACGCCGCCGCCGTGGGCCGCAGCGGGGACGGCCCGCTCGTCCTGGTGGTCAAGGGCGCCCCGGAGACCGTGCTGCCCGCCTGCTCCGCCCTGCCCGAGCACGCCTCCGAGGCGGCACGAACGCTGGCGGGCGAGGGCCTGAGGGTGCTGGCGGTGGCCGAACGGCGGCTCGGCGCCGGCGACGAGCCGGCCGACGTCCTCGAACAGCCGCTGCAGGAGCTGGAGTTCACCGGGCTGCTCGCCCTGTCCGACGTACCGCGCGAGACCTCCACGGCGCTGGTGGAGGGCCTGTTGGAGGAAGGGGTGCGGCCGGTGATGCTCACCGGCGACCATCCGCAGACCGCGCGGGCCATCGCCGCCGAGCTGGGCTGGCCCGAGGACACCGTGGTGGTCACCGGGGACGAGCTGGCCGCGGCGGACCGGGCGGCCAGGGCCCGGATGCTGCGGGACGCCGGTGTGGTGGCGCGGGTGGCGCCGGAGCAGAAGCTGCAGGTCGTGGAGGCGCTACGGGACGCCGGCCGGGTCGTCGGCATGGTCGGCGACGGCGCCAACGACGCCGCGGCGATCCGCGCCGCCGACATCGGCGTCGGGATCAGCGCGCGCGGTTCGGCCGCCGCCCGCAACGCCGCCGACATCGTCCTCACCGACGACGACCTGACGGTCCTGATCGACGCGGTCGGCGAGGGCCGCGCGCTGTGGCACAGCGTGGCCGACGCCATCGCCATCCTGATCGGCGGCAACGCGGGCGAGGTCGGGTTCGGCATGCTCGGCACCCTGCTGTCCGGCCGGGCGCCGCTGTCCACCCGGCAGATGCTCATGGTGAACCTCTTCACCGACCTGTTCCCGTCGATGGCGGTCGCGGTCACCGAGCGCGCGGAGGAGTCCGGCATGCTGCGGGCCCGCGGCGGCCCGGGCGGGGACGGGGAGCACGGCACGGCCGGCGCCCGCGGCGGATCCCCGGAGGACGCCTCCGCCGTGCTCGGCGCGCCCCTGCTGCGGCAGATCCGGCACCGGGCGCTCACCACCTGCCTGGGCGCGGTGACGGCCTGGCTGTTCGGCCGCTTCACCCCCGGCACCGCGCGCCGCTCCAGCACGATGGCGCTGTGCGGGGTGGTCGGCACCCAGCTCGTGCAGACCTGGCTGGACCGGCGCGACAGCCGCCTGGTGCAGATCACCTGCCTGGGGTCCGCGGCGGCCCTGGTCGCGGCCGTGCAGACCCCGGTCGTCAGCCAGGCCGTCGGCTGCACCCCGCTCGGCCCGGTCGCCTGGGCCGGGGTCGTCGCGGCGATCGCCCTGGCGCTGGCGGGACAGCGGGTGCTGCCCCGCCTGGAGGAGACGGTCACGCGGCTGCTGCCGAGCTGA
- a CDS encoding NADH:flavin oxidoreductase/NADH oxidase, protein MSALFESITLREVTIPNRVWMPPMCQYSAAPEGPLAGAPGDWHFAHYGARATGGTGLIVVEATAVAPEGRISPYDLGLWNDTQVEAFRRITGFLSAQGTVPGVQLAHAGRKASTDRPWKGGAPLGPEAGGWQPVAPSAVPFDERHPVPAELTVEQIREVVGRFAAAARRAFAAGFEVVEIHGAHGYLINEFLSPHSNHRTDAYGGSYENRTRFALEVVDAVREVWPEEKPVFFRISATDWLQDGGWTAEDTVRFAHDLHAHGVDLLDVSTGGNASGVTIPTGPGYQVPFAARVKAGSPLRVAAVGLITEAGQAEKIVTNGEADAVLLGRELLRNPSWARHAARELGGEVRVPDPYHRSV, encoded by the coding sequence GTGAGCGCCCTCTTCGAGAGCATCACCCTGCGCGAAGTGACCATCCCGAACCGGGTGTGGATGCCCCCGATGTGCCAGTACTCGGCCGCGCCGGAGGGCCCGCTCGCGGGCGCTCCCGGTGACTGGCACTTCGCGCACTACGGGGCGCGGGCCACGGGCGGCACCGGTCTGATCGTCGTGGAGGCCACCGCGGTCGCGCCGGAGGGCCGGATCTCCCCGTACGACCTCGGCCTGTGGAACGACACGCAGGTGGAGGCCTTCCGCCGGATCACCGGCTTCCTCAGCGCCCAGGGCACGGTGCCGGGCGTCCAGCTCGCCCACGCCGGCCGCAAGGCGTCCACCGACCGGCCCTGGAAGGGCGGTGCGCCGCTCGGCCCCGAGGCGGGCGGCTGGCAGCCGGTCGCGCCGAGCGCGGTGCCCTTCGACGAGCGCCACCCGGTGCCCGCCGAGCTGACGGTGGAGCAGATCCGGGAGGTCGTCGGCCGGTTCGCCGCCGCGGCCCGCCGGGCGTTCGCCGCCGGCTTCGAGGTCGTCGAGATCCACGGCGCCCACGGCTATCTGATCAACGAGTTCCTCTCCCCGCACTCCAACCACCGCACCGACGCCTACGGCGGCTCGTACGAGAACCGCACCCGGTTCGCCCTGGAGGTCGTGGACGCCGTACGGGAGGTGTGGCCCGAGGAGAAGCCGGTGTTCTTCCGCATCTCGGCCACCGACTGGCTCCAGGACGGCGGCTGGACCGCCGAGGACACGGTCCGCTTCGCCCACGACCTGCACGCGCACGGCGTCGACCTGCTCGACGTCTCCACCGGCGGCAACGCCTCCGGCGTGACCATTCCGACCGGGCCGGGCTACCAGGTGCCGTTCGCCGCCCGGGTGAAGGCCGGGAGCCCGCTGCGCGTCGCCGCGGTGGGCCTGATCACCGAGGCCGGGCAGGCGGAGAAGATCGTGACGAACGGCGAGGCCGACGCCGTCCTGCTGGGCCGCGAGCTGCTGCGCAACCCGTCCTGGGCCCGGCATGCCGCCCGCGAGCTGGGCGGCGAGGTCCGGGTGCCGGACCCGTACCACCGCTCGGTCTGA
- a CDS encoding ArsR/SmtB family transcription factor, whose translation MLVTEEFRDEGAAAVTETAAGRALPHPERDEIRLEGVLHALSDPMRLRIVRELAARDAELTCSQFDLPVTKSTTTHHFRVLRENGVIRQVYRGTAKMNVLRRDDLDGLFPGLLASLLAAADRQSVRLGGDG comes from the coding sequence ATGCTGGTGACCGAGGAGTTCCGCGACGAAGGGGCAGCCGCCGTGACCGAGACCGCCGCCGGCCGCGCGCTGCCGCACCCGGAGCGCGACGAGATCCGCCTCGAGGGCGTGCTGCACGCGCTCTCCGACCCGATGCGGCTGCGGATCGTACGCGAACTCGCCGCCCGTGACGCCGAGTTGACCTGCTCCCAGTTCGACCTGCCGGTGACCAAGTCCACCACCACCCACCACTTCCGGGTGCTGCGCGAGAACGGGGTCATCCGGCAGGTCTACCGGGGCACGGCCAAGATGAACGTGCTGCGCCGGGACGACCTAGACGGTCTTTTCCCGGGGCTGCTCGCCAGCCTCCTCGCCGCTGCGGACCGGCAGTCCGTCCGCCTCGGCGGTGACGGCTGA
- a CDS encoding nucleobase:cation symporter-2 family protein, with amino-acid sequence MATTDVHPVDEIPPVRQLAALGLQHVLAMYAGAVAVPLIVGAAMKLSPADLAYLITADLLVCGIATLIQCVGFWRFGVRLPIMQGCTFAAVSPMVLIGTTGGGLPAIYGSVIVAGLAILLLAPVFGRLLRFFPPLVTGTVILVIGVSLLPVAGNWAAGGAGSKDFGEPRNLALAAFVLAVVLAVQRFAPPALGRVAVLIGIAVGLAVAVPFGFTDFGGVSDADWLGVSTPFHFGAPDFRASAIVSMLVVALVTMTETAGDLIAVGELTGRTATPRSLADGLRADGLSTVLGGVFNTFPYTAYAQNVGLVGLTRVRSRWVVAAAGGILVLLGLLPKLGAVVAAIPAPVLGGAGLVMFGTVAASGLRTLARVDFAGTQNLTVVAVSVAVGMLPVGVPTVYEKFPDWFQTVMNSGISAGCLSAIVLNLLFNHLPAKAGSAVTAEADGLPVRSGEEAGEQPREKTV; translated from the coding sequence ATGGCCACCACAGACGTCCATCCCGTCGACGAGATACCGCCGGTACGGCAGTTGGCGGCCCTCGGGCTGCAGCACGTGCTCGCGATGTACGCGGGCGCCGTCGCCGTCCCGCTGATCGTGGGCGCGGCGATGAAGCTCTCGCCGGCCGATCTGGCGTATCTGATCACCGCCGATCTGCTGGTGTGCGGGATCGCCACGCTGATCCAGTGCGTCGGCTTCTGGCGGTTCGGTGTCAGGCTGCCGATCATGCAGGGCTGTACGTTCGCGGCCGTGTCGCCGATGGTGCTCATCGGGACGACGGGCGGCGGACTGCCCGCGATCTACGGTTCGGTGATCGTCGCGGGTCTGGCGATCCTGCTGCTCGCCCCGGTCTTCGGCAGACTGCTGCGGTTCTTCCCGCCGCTGGTGACCGGCACGGTGATCCTGGTCATCGGGGTCTCGCTGCTGCCGGTGGCGGGCAACTGGGCTGCGGGCGGCGCCGGTTCGAAGGACTTCGGGGAGCCGAGGAACCTGGCGCTGGCGGCGTTCGTGCTGGCGGTGGTGCTGGCCGTGCAGCGGTTCGCGCCGCCCGCGCTCGGCCGGGTCGCCGTGCTGATCGGGATCGCGGTGGGCCTGGCGGTCGCGGTGCCGTTCGGGTTCACCGACTTCGGCGGGGTCTCCGACGCCGACTGGCTGGGCGTCAGCACGCCGTTCCACTTCGGGGCGCCCGACTTCAGGGCCTCCGCGATCGTGTCCATGCTGGTAGTGGCTCTGGTGACCATGACCGAGACGGCCGGCGACCTCATCGCGGTGGGCGAGCTGACGGGGCGGACGGCGACACCGCGCTCGCTCGCCGACGGGCTGCGCGCGGACGGTCTGTCGACAGTGCTGGGCGGGGTGTTCAACACCTTCCCGTACACGGCGTACGCGCAGAACGTGGGCCTGGTCGGGCTGACCCGGGTGCGCAGCCGCTGGGTGGTCGCGGCGGCGGGCGGGATCCTGGTGCTGCTCGGTCTGCTGCCCAAGCTGGGCGCGGTGGTCGCGGCGATCCCGGCGCCGGTGCTGGGCGGGGCCGGACTGGTGATGTTCGGCACGGTCGCGGCGAGCGGGCTGCGGACGCTGGCCCGGGTCGACTTCGCGGGCACCCAGAACCTGACGGTGGTGGCGGTGTCGGTGGCCGTCGGCATGCTGCCGGTGGGGGTGCCGACGGTCTACGAGAAGTTCCCGGACTGGTTCCAGACGGTGATGAACAGCGGGATCAGCGCGGGCTGCCTGTCCGCGATCGTGCTGAACCTGCTCTTCAACCACCTTCCCGCGAAGGCGGGTTCAGCCGTCACCGCCGAGGCGGACGGACTGCCGGTCCGCAGCGGCGAGGAGGCTGGCGAGCAGCCCCGGGAAAAGACCGTCTAG
- a CDS encoding FAD-dependent oxidoreductase → MLRIAVVGSGPSGCYTAQTLVQLDPEARVDVLDRLPCPYGLVRYGVAPDHEKIKSLQGSLRSVLEHERVRFLGGVRVGGPGGLPVERLRELYHAVVYCVGAATDRHLGIPGEELPGSWSATDFVAWYSAHPDAADAGFLRGVRSAVVIGVGNVAVDVTRMLVRGAEELRPTDIPQGALDALAASGVTDVQMVGRRGPAQARFTTKELRELGGLPHTEVSVDPGDLTLDPADAAALPTVQRRNLEVLRGWAGRPSSRAVRRIRLRFFLRPVELLAERGRVGGVRFERTAPDGRGGVTGTGRFEEVPAQLVLRSVGYRGVPLDGLPFDAPSGTVPNAAGRVLRDGVPSPGEYVAGWIKRGPTGVIGTNRPCAKETATSLLADAPTLMRRPVPEDPVAALRAAGIEPVPWAGWLAIERAEAELGARLGRSVVKLADWDALLRAAGSR, encoded by the coding sequence GTGCTGCGTATCGCCGTCGTCGGCTCGGGACCGAGCGGGTGCTACACCGCCCAGACACTGGTCCAGCTGGATCCCGAGGCGCGCGTGGACGTCCTGGACCGGCTGCCGTGCCCGTACGGCCTGGTCCGGTACGGCGTCGCCCCGGACCACGAGAAGATCAAGTCGCTGCAGGGCAGTCTCCGGTCGGTGCTGGAGCACGAGCGCGTGCGGTTCCTCGGCGGGGTCCGGGTGGGCGGCCCCGGCGGGCTGCCGGTGGAGCGGCTGCGGGAGCTGTACCACGCGGTGGTGTACTGCGTGGGCGCCGCCACCGACCGGCACCTCGGGATTCCGGGCGAAGAGCTGCCGGGCAGCTGGTCGGCGACCGACTTCGTGGCCTGGTACAGCGCGCACCCGGACGCGGCCGACGCCGGCTTTCTGCGCGGGGTGCGGTCGGCCGTCGTCATCGGCGTGGGCAATGTGGCGGTGGACGTCACGCGGATGCTGGTGCGGGGCGCGGAGGAGCTGCGGCCGACGGACATCCCGCAGGGTGCGCTGGACGCCCTCGCGGCGAGCGGGGTCACCGACGTGCAGATGGTGGGCCGGCGCGGCCCCGCCCAGGCCCGCTTCACCACCAAGGAGCTGCGCGAGCTGGGCGGGCTGCCCCACACCGAGGTCAGCGTCGATCCGGGCGACCTGACGCTGGATCCGGCCGATGCCGCGGCGCTGCCCACCGTGCAGCGGCGCAATCTGGAGGTGCTGCGCGGCTGGGCCGGACGGCCCTCGTCCCGTGCCGTCCGCCGTATCCGGCTGCGGTTCTTCCTGCGCCCGGTGGAACTGCTCGCCGAGCGGGGCCGGGTGGGCGGGGTGCGTTTCGAGCGGACGGCGCCGGACGGCCGGGGCGGGGTGACGGGCACGGGCCGGTTCGAGGAGGTGCCGGCCCAGTTGGTGCTGCGCTCGGTGGGCTATCGCGGGGTTCCGCTGGACGGGCTGCCGTTCGACGCGCCGAGCGGCACGGTGCCGAACGCGGCAGGGCGTGTCCTGCGCGACGGCGTCCCCTCCCCCGGCGAGTACGTCGCCGGCTGGATCAAGCGCGGCCCGACCGGTGTCATCGGCACCAACCGGCCCTGCGCCAAGGAGACGGCGACCTCCCTGCTGGCGGACGCTCCCACGCTGATGCGCCGGCCCGTGCCCGAGGACCCGGTGGCGGCGCTGCGGGCGGCCGGGATCGAACCGGTGCCGTGGGCGGGGTGGCTGGCGATCGAGCGGGCCGAGGCGGAGCTGGGCGCACGCCTGGGACGGAGCGTGGTGAAGCTGGCCGACTGGGACGCGCTGCTCAGGGCGGCCGGGTCGCGGTAG
- a CDS encoding DUF6214 family protein, with the protein MWPAWKVRQHGDEQERGDVTSWFQVRLAFPDGARVDALAVLHEGRVSIEDVQAEPALSLADLAVLADWIEGPLFASCGVERPEPRAGEQSYDEDGEEKEGGDDGGEPPEDGGGPEAGDESGEAGEGGEGGVLCAGPQHARPVRLRGVEGSRLVAQEYRAAQEAGVDPVLAVMNATGRSRRRSLRLIAQARDAGFLTPRHVRRD; encoded by the coding sequence GTGTGGCCCGCGTGGAAGGTGCGGCAGCACGGCGACGAGCAGGAGCGCGGCGACGTCACGTCCTGGTTCCAGGTACGGCTGGCCTTCCCGGACGGCGCGCGCGTCGACGCCCTTGCCGTGCTGCACGAGGGGCGCGTGTCCATCGAGGACGTGCAGGCCGAGCCGGCCCTGTCCCTGGCCGACCTGGCCGTGCTCGCGGACTGGATCGAGGGCCCGCTGTTCGCGTCGTGCGGCGTGGAGCGGCCGGAGCCCCGCGCAGGGGAGCAGTCTTACGACGAGGACGGCGAGGAAAAGGAAGGCGGGGACGACGGCGGCGAGCCGCCGGAGGACGGGGGCGGACCGGAAGCCGGCGACGAGTCCGGAGAGGCGGGGGAGGGCGGAGAGGGCGGCGTGCTGTGCGCGGGACCGCAGCACGCCCGGCCGGTCCGGTTGCGGGGCGTCGAGGGCAGCCGGCTGGTCGCGCAGGAGTACCGCGCCGCGCAGGAGGCGGGCGTCGACCCGGTGCTCGCCGTGATGAACGCGACCGGACGCAGCCGCCGGCGCTCCCTCCGCCTGATCGCCCAGGCGCGGGACGCCGGGTTCCTGACACCCCGTCACGTGCGCCGCGACTGA
- a CDS encoding TetR/AcrR family transcriptional regulator, with the protein MSPRSASVNEELRRRSRERLLQAAVELVDENGFEATTLGDIADRAGSARGLVSYYFPGKRQLVQSAVHRLMHRTLEEALEREPRTDDGRERLARAIDAILGLARDRPVLMRQHMAGLLQAEGFVQCPEQRRLSELLSDTVARCGSQDVAADYPMLRALLMGAVYAALVPGVPMPVPALRAELFQRYGLDWESGLPPEKETDEGTRKRDLSRFFATEERPSGS; encoded by the coding sequence ATGTCCCCGCGCAGCGCCTCGGTCAATGAAGAGTTGCGGCGGCGTTCCCGTGAGCGGCTGCTGCAGGCCGCCGTGGAGCTGGTCGACGAGAACGGATTCGAGGCCACCACGCTGGGCGACATCGCGGACCGTGCCGGTTCGGCGCGCGGACTGGTGTCGTACTACTTCCCCGGCAAGCGCCAGTTGGTGCAGTCCGCCGTGCACCGGCTGATGCACCGCACGCTGGAGGAGGCGCTGGAGCGGGAGCCGCGCACCGACGACGGCCGGGAGCGCCTGGCGCGGGCCATCGACGCGATCCTGGGCCTGGCCCGCGACCGGCCGGTGCTGATGCGCCAGCACATGGCGGGGCTGCTGCAGGCGGAGGGCTTCGTGCAGTGCCCGGAGCAGCGCCGGCTGTCGGAGCTGCTCAGCGACACGGTCGCCCGGTGCGGCTCACAGGACGTCGCCGCCGACTATCCGATGCTGCGGGCCCTGCTGATGGGCGCGGTGTACGCCGCACTGGTGCCGGGGGTGCCGATGCCCGTTCCGGCGCTGCGGGCCGAGCTGTTCCAGCGGTACGGGCTCGACTGGGAGTCGGGACTGCCGCCGGAGAAGGAGACGGACGAGGGTACCCGGAAGCGGGACCTGTCCCGGTTCTTCGCCACGGAGGAGCGCCCGAGCGGCTCCTGA